A DNA window from Patagioenas fasciata isolate bPatFas1 chromosome 1, bPatFas1.hap1, whole genome shotgun sequence contains the following coding sequences:
- the LOC136100188 gene encoding hemoglobin subunit rho yields the protein MVHWSAEEKQLITSIWGKVNVEECGAEALSRLLIVYPWTQRFFDNFGNLSSATAIIGNPKVRAHGKKVLTSFGEAVKNLDNIKTTFSKLSELHCEKLHVDPENFRLLGDILIIVLAAHFGRDFNPACQATWQKLVGVVAHALAYKYH from the exons ATGGTGCACTGGTCAGCCGAGGAGAAGCAGCTCATCACCAGCATCTGGGGCAAGGTCAACGTGGAGGAATGTGGTGCCGAGGCCCTGTCCAG GCTGCTGATCGTCTACCCCTGGACCCAGCGGTTCTTTGATAACTTTGGGAACCTCTCCAGCGCCACCGCCATCATCGGCAACCCCAAGGTCCGCGCCCATGGCAAGAAAGTGCTCACCTCCTTCGGGGAAGCTGTGAAGAACCTGGACAACATCAAGACGACCTTTTCCAAGCTGTCTGAGCTGCACTGCGAGAAGCTGCACGTGGACCCCGAGAACTTCAGG ctccTGGGTGACATCCTCATCATCGTGCTGGCCGCACACTTCGGCAGGGACTTCAATCCTGCCTGCCAGGCCACTTGGCAGAAGCTGGTCGGGGTGGTGGCCCATGCTCTGGCCTACAAGTACCATTAA